In a genomic window of Ipomoea triloba cultivar NCNSP0323 chromosome 3, ASM357664v1:
- the LOC116014453 gene encoding protein DETOXIFICATION 14-like, with protein sequence MEGEEALLQENTERAAMAEEALLPPPEAGSKGFVGELKDVSHIALPMIIVTVSQYLLRTSPMLMLGHLGELPLSSASIATSLCNVTGYSLLFGMSSALETLCGQAYGAGQYRKLGAFTYGAILCLFLVCIPVLILWIFAGKLLILIGQDPSIAAEAGKYAIWLIPTLFPYAILQSLVRYLQTQSLIFPMMWTAVAALGVQLPICWAFVFKLNLGSAGAALSIGVSYWFNVILILIYVKYSSTCKKSHTSLSREVYSTMGEFFRFAVPSAVMVCLEWWSFELIVLLSGILPNPKLETSVLAICFTTTSVHYHIPYSFGAAASVRISNALGGGKPQAARVALSAVLILSVTEVLLASITIFCCRYVWGYVFTYEQEVITYIKDITPLLCLSIILDGTQAVLSGVARGTGWQHIGAYVNLGSYYLVGIPVALLLGFVLHLRGEGLWSGLVAGAFVQSIALSLITGFTNWEKQAVKARQRMFDEQMLPQNEFLE encoded by the exons ATGGAAGGAGAAGAGGCGCTGCTTCAAGAAAACACAGAAAGGGCAGCCATGGCGGAAGAGGCGCTACTTCCACCGCCGGAGGCGGGTAGCAAGGGTTTCGTGGGAGAGCTGAAAGATGTAAGTCACATAGCCCTGCCAATGATTATCGTGACAGTGTCGCAGTATCTCCTGCGCACTTCTCCCATGCTAATGTTAGGGCATCTCGGCGAGCTCCCGCTCTCCAGCGCCTCCATCGCCACTTCTCTCTGCAACGTCACCGGCTACAGCCTTCTC TTTGGAATGTCCAGCGCGCTGGAGACGCTGTGCGGGCAGGCATACGGAGCAGGACAGTATCGAAAACTAGGAGCGTTTACCTACGGCGCCATTCTCTGTCTCTTCCTGGTTTGTATTCCTGTGTTGATACTCTGGATTTTCGCCGGAAAATTGCTCATATTAATCGGTCAAGATCCTTCGATCGCGGCGGAGGCCGGAAAGTACGCGATTTGGTTGATTCCGACGCTGTTTCCTTACGCGATTCTCCAGTCTCTGGTTCGCTACCTGCAAACTCAGAGCCTGATCTTTCCAATGATGTGGACCGCCGTCGCAGCTCTCGGCGTCCAGCTCCCGATTTGCTGGGCTTTCGTCTTCAAGCTCAACTTAGGGAGCGCCGGAGCCGCCTTATCAATCGGCGTTTCTTATTGGTTTAATGTCATTTTGATTCTGATTTATGTCAAGTACTCGTCAACCTGCAAGAAAAGCCATACATCTCTTTCTAGAGAGGTTTACTCAACTATGGGGGAGTTCTTTCGCTTTGCTGTCCCCTCTGCTGTAATGGTCTG TTTGGAATGGTGGTCATTTGAGCTGATTGTGCTGTTATCTGGGATCTTGCCAAATCCAAAACTGGAGACTTCTGTGCTAGCTATATG CTTTACTACCACTTCAGTTCACTACCACATTCCCTACTCTTTTGGTGCTGCTGCAAG TGTTCGAATTTCGAATGCGCTGGGAGGTGGGAAGCCACAGGCAGCAAGAGTTGCACTCTCTGCTGTCCTGATCCTATCAGTTACAGAGGTTTTACTTGCCAGTATAACCATATTTTGCTGCCGTTATGTATGGGGATATGTGTTTACCtatgagcaagaagtgatcacTTACATTAAAGACATCACACCTCTTCTCTGCCTCTCAATCATCTTGGATGGTACACAAGCAGTCCTGTCCGGGGTTGCCAGAGGCACTGGGTGGCAACACATAGGAGCATATGTAAACCTAGGATCATATTACCTGGTTGGCATTCCTGTGGCTCTGCTACTTGGATTTGTGTTGCACCTGAGAGGAGAAGGCCTGTGGAGTGGTTTGGTTGCCGGAGCATTCGTGCAGTCCATCGCGCTTTCTCTTATCACAGGCTTCACAAACTGGGAAAAACAG GCAGTAAAAGCAAGGCAGAGGATGTTTGATGAGCAAATGCTGCCTCAGAATGAGTTTCTTGAATAA